The DNA segment ATTTCCTCACCAGTGCATAGCTATCTGCTTGATTACAGGCACGTGTATCATGTCAGTTCAGGGATATCTTTCCAGCATATCTACCTTCACCGAATAATTCCCGGTCTCAGTCAACACCTAGTTTATTGTGGTATTTTCTCATCAGACTGCCTAGTTTCTGTGCTGCAATTTTCCCGGCGTCAAGACCTTCCTTCTCAGCGGTACTTTCAACGGCAGTTACCTCATCAATTAGAAGTGACATGCCTGCAACATACGTTTCCCTGTCATACCCTTCTACAGGGCTGTTCAGGATGGACTCTGCTGTTGCTTTCAGTTCCCGCATATCTTTCCTGAAGGATGTAACGTCCTCCTCCTTAAGTGCTGCGCGGTAGCTTTTATTCATCATCTTCATGGCATGTTCAACACCGTCAGAACCAGCCATTACACAGGGGGATAAAAGAAGGGTGGCTCCTATCACAACAGTACGCATAATTTTTCTCATAATAGCCTCCATATTGTTTACTCTCGTTTTCACAGTCAGAAGGGGTAATATTGCGCAAAAAAATAACCCCTTCCCAATCTTCTCAAAAAACAGCAGCATTCATATTATTTTTCAGGATTATTTGCCCCCGCAACCAGGACTATTATCACCTTTAAAATAAGGGTCAACATGTGTCATAACATTTAAAACATGATGATTATCTAAAACTGATTTCCTGGCCAAAACAGCAATGTCATGTCCTACTTTCACTGATAAATCACCATCAATTTCCAGATGAACATCAACCACAACAAGGTCCCCCATTTTTCTGGTCTTGAGGTCATGGATGCCTTCGACCCCAGGCGTGGACAATAATGTTGTTTTTATACTATTTTCAGTTTCAATATCCACGGCCCTGTCCATCAAGTCATGAAGCGAATCTGACATAAATGAATATCCCATTCTGGTCACAATCAGTCCCACAACCAGTGCAGCTACCGGATCAAGCAATTTAAACCCTGATAAACTACCAATAATACCAATAGCCACCACCAAAGATGAGGCGGCATCAGAGCGGGCATGCCAGGCATTGGCAACCAGCATAGTGGATTTTACTCGGGTTGCTACTGCCAGCATATAGCGAAAAAGAAGCTCTTTGATAACCAGTGCGGCTAAGGCCACCCACAGAGCAACAATATGTACCTGAGGAATATCATCTGGTTGTTGCATTTTATTTGCTGCTGACCATAACATCCCGATGCCAACAATGAATAAAATTGTCCCCAGAATTAATGATGCACCATTTTCATAACGATGATGCCCGTAGTGATGGTCATCATCGGGATTTTTTTTACTTTTATGATTAGCAATAAGCACCACAAAGTCTGAAACTAAATCAGACAGAGAATGGATACCATCCGCAATAAGCCCCTGAGATCCGGAAAATACGCCAGTAATCACTTGCCCGGATGTCAGAAAACAATTAACAAGCACACTAACCCATGTGCTTTTACGGGCCGCGAGGAAACGCTCATGAGAACTAATATCAATATCATCCGTAAGTTTGTTTACCTGCACCTGAAACTCCTAATAACAGCATCTACAGTTAATACTAAGCAGCCAATACTACCCGGCCAAGTTCAGTTTTGGTATATGAAATTTTGAGGTACTGTGGTGAAAATATAAAAATGGTGAGATTTATTCCTGTAAAGACCGCGCCATGGTGGCGATAACATCTATTTATCATAACGCCTGAACATTAATTTATTCTGAACAGAAGAGAGAAGAAAAGTTGACAGTTATCACAACTATACACTTACGCCCAGTGTGGATGGGTTCAACAAACTAAAATTGCAAACCCGATTAACTGAGGAATTGAGCGCTCTCGAAGAGGAGTTGCTTTCGGGTAGCTGTCAACCATTGCAAAATGGTAAACAACATCCTTTGGGTCCCCAACTGTGTGGCCACTGTAGTGACTGTGGTGGGTGATAGAACTGGTCACATTGATGCCAGACTTTTTCGTGCCGCATGTATGGCACACTGAATTTGATTAAGACCTGCTGAAATGAAACCGGAGTGCTTCAGCTACAGAAACTGACCAAATCGTATACCCCAAGCAAGATCTGAATACCATCCGAACAATATCTCTTTTAGGTATACCTGATAAAGACCATGATACAAAGTCTCAATAGGGTTCAATTTAACTCTATTGACAACAAAAATCCGCAATGTATCATATGGGTATCAAATTAATACTTAAAAGAGAATTCATAATGAATGTCCGTATCTACTGCCGAGCATCTACTGAAAGCCAGCATGCCGACCGTGCATTGGTAAGTCTGCGCGAATTTGCGCATAGCAAAAAATGGCAGGTAGCCGGAGAATACATTGAAAATGCCAGTGGTGCTAAGCTGGAGCGTGTGGAACTGATGCATCTCCTTGAGGAAGCACAACCCGGCGATCTGCTTCTCATCGAATCGATTGACCGTCTCAGCCGCCTTAAACATGAAGAATGGGCTGAACTCAAAGCTACGCTGAACAGTAAAGGGCTGGTGATAGTATCAATGGACTTACCGACCAGTTGGCAGATGGTTGAAATGTCCGGCAACGACCTTACCAGCGGCATTCTTCGGGCAGTCAATGCTATGCTGATCGATATCCTTGCGACAATGGCACGACAAGATTATGAAACCCGCCGTAAACGCCAGGCACAGGGGATCGAGAGAGCAAAACAGGCAGGTTTGTATACGGGAAAAGAGAAAGATATGGAAGCCCGTGAAGTGGTACGTGAAATGTTGGCACAGAACGTTAAACCAGCTCACATAATGAAAGCTGCTGATATCAGTCGTGCAACGTTCTACCGGATCAAAAAGGAATTGGTAATCTAGTTCAAAATAAGTGTATTAGCTCGAAGTGACAGTTACCGTAGACAAAGTACAATCAAATCTGACTGTCCGCTCTGAGCAAATAGCAGACTGTTACCATGTGCAACTGAATATTTTGCCACTAACATTACATCCCTATTGCGAACCCTGGATCTGATATCTTTAAAACAACAATATACTCCACTTTATAAATCGTAACTCAAGAGATTACTTTGCAGCCAGAACACTCAAGACTTTATCTTCGTCCTGTAAGCGCATTAGATACCTCGCCCATGGTGATGCTGCCAACTTACTGATTTAGTGTATGATGGTGTTTTTGAGGTGCTCC comes from the Enterobacter kobei genome and includes:
- a CDS encoding cation diffusion facilitator family transporter; this encodes MQVNKLTDDIDISSHERFLAARKSTWVSVLVNCFLTSGQVITGVFSGSQGLIADGIHSLSDLVSDFVVLIANHKSKKNPDDDHHYGHHRYENGASLILGTILFIVGIGMLWSAANKMQQPDDIPQVHIVALWVALAALVIKELLFRYMLAVATRVKSTMLVANAWHARSDAASSLVVAIGIIGSLSGFKLLDPVAALVVGLIVTRMGYSFMSDSLHDLMDRAVDIETENSIKTTLLSTPGVEGIHDLKTRKMGDLVVVDVHLEIDGDLSVKVGHDIAVLARKSVLDNHHVLNVMTHVDPYFKGDNSPGCGGK
- a CDS encoding cytochrome b562, with protein sequence MRKIMRTVVIGATLLLSPCVMAGSDGVEHAMKMMNKSYRAALKEEDVTSFRKDMRELKATAESILNSPVEGYDRETYVAGMSLLIDEVTAVESTAEKEGLDAGKIAAQKLGSLMRKYHNKLGVD
- a CDS encoding recombinase family protein, with translation MNVRIYCRASTESQHADRALVSLREFAHSKKWQVAGEYIENASGAKLERVELMHLLEEAQPGDLLLIESIDRLSRLKHEEWAELKATLNSKGLVIVSMDLPTSWQMVEMSGNDLTSGILRAVNAMLIDILATMARQDYETRRKRQAQGIERAKQAGLYTGKEKDMEAREVVREMLAQNVKPAHIMKAADISRATFYRIKKELVI